Part of the Kineococcus aurantiacus genome, CTCGGGCCAGACGACCGGGCCACCGGCGGAGAAGGCGTAGGCCGTCGACCCCGTCGGCGTCGCGGCGATGACGCCGTCCCCGCCGAACGAGCTCAGCGGCCGTCCGTCGACGTCGACGACCAGCTCGAGCATCCGCTCGCGGTTCGCCTTCTCGACGGAGACCTCGTTGACGGCCCACGACGAGGCGACGACCTGCCCGTCGACGACGACCTGCACGTCGAGCGTCATGCGTTCCTCGACGCGGTAGTCCCCCGCCACGACGCGGGCGACCGTGCCGACGATCTCCTCGCGCTCGGCCTCGGCGAGGAAGCCGACGTGCCCCAGGTTCACCCCGAGCAGCGGGGTGTCGCTACCGCGCACGAGCTCGGCGGCGCGCAGGATCGTGCCGTCCCCCCCGAGGACGATGACCAGCTCGGCGTCGTCGACGGCGCCCTCGAGGTCGCACTCGACGACGAGGGCGCGGTCGGCGACGCTCAGGGCCGCCGCCTCCTCGGGTGTCATGATCGTCCGCACGCCGGCCTCGTGGAAGCGGTGCACGACCTTGGTGAGGGCCTGCAGCGCCTGGGGGCGGCCGGTGTGAGCCAGGACCAGCACGCTGCGTGGCGCGTCGGCGCTCACGACAGCCCCGCCTGCGGTCCCTCGGCGATGGCCCGGCCGAGGTCGTCCTCGGACAGCGCGGGGGCACCGGCGGTCAGGTGCAGGAAGTACTCCACGTTCCCGCTGGGCCCGGGCAGGGGGCTCGCGGCGACCCCGAGGACCCCGAGCCCCGCCGCGGACGCGGCGTCGGCGACGGTCCGCACGGCCCCGGCGCGCAGGTCGGCGCTGCGCACGACGCCACCGGCGCCGAGGGCCTCCCGGCCGACCTCGAACTGCGGTTTGACCATGAGGACGTGCTCGGCGTCGGTGGCCGCGCACCGCACGAACGCCGGCAGCACCAGGGTCAGGGAGATGAACGACAGGTCCGCCACGACGAGGGTGGGCGCCGGTGCGACCTGGTCCGGCTCCAGGGTGCGCACGTTGGTGCGCTCCAGCACCGTCACCCGCTCGTCGGTGCGCAGCGACCAGGCCATCTGCCCGTAGCCGACGTCGACCGCCACGACGTGCCCCGCTCCCCGGCGCAGCAGGACGTCCGTGAAGCCGCCGGTGCTGGCACCGGCGTCCAGGCAGCGTCGGCCGGTGACGTCGACGCCGAAAGCGTCGAGCGCGCCGATGAGCTTGTGGGCGCCGCGCGAGACGTACTCGTCCTGCCCACCGGCGTCGTCGACGACGATGGCCGCGGCGAGGTCGACCTGGGTCGCGGGTTTGGTGGCGGCCGAGCCGGCGATCCGGACGCGCCCGGCGGCCACCAGCTCGGAGGCGTGCTCCCGCGAGCGCGCAAGTCCCCGGCGGACCAGTTCGGCGTCCAGGCGCATCCTGCGTGCGGCCACGTCAGCCCTCCGCGCCGGCCAGGCGCTCACGCAGTGCCCGGTCGACCGCGGCGTAGACCTCGACGTGCTCGTGGACGCCGACGGCGTCCAGGCCGTCGAGCCGGGCCAGGGCAGCGGCGAGCGCACCGTCCGGGCCGGGGTCGTGCTGCCCGCTGGAGGGGGGACCGCCCGGTGCGGGCTGGCCGACGTCGTTCGTCACGGGCGTCACGCTACAAGCCCTCGCGGACAGCGCCCGCGCACCGTCCACCGCCGCGCGGTCGACGTGCCCATCGAGTCCCCGTCACGTGCCCACCGCGGACCTCAGCCCGGGCGACGGAGACTGTCCGTCACGGTGCGGACGCCAGCCGTCAGGTCGTCGCCGGTGAGGGCGTGGCCGTCGTCGGCGGCCGCCCACACCGCGACGGCGGCGGCCCGCAGGACGTCCAGCCCGTCCGGGCCCGCCTCGCCCCCCGGCACCCGCAGCCCGTGGGGGTCGACGGTGACCTCGGCGCCGCGGCAGCTCGCCGACACCGTGTCCTGCTCCCGGACCACCGCGACGCCGGGGTGGACGTCGGCGAGCGACCGCAGGTCGTGTCCGACGTGGGTGGGTCGCTCGTGCGGGGCGGCCGCGAGGAGTTCGCGCACGCCCGTGACACCGGTCAGGACCAGCAGTCCTGCGAGCCCGGCCGTGCGGGCGCCCTGCAGGTCGGTGTCGAGCCGGTCCCCGACGACGAGGGCGCGCTGCGCCCCGAGCCGTTGCACGGCGGCGTCGAACAACGCCCGCTCCGGCTTGCCGCACACGACATCCGGCCCGCGGCCCGCGGCCCGGGCGACGAGGTCGACGAGCAGGCCGTTGCCGGGGGCCGGGCCGCCGGGGGTCGGCACGGTGGCGTCC contains:
- a CDS encoding NAD kinase, whose translation is MSADAPRSVLVLAHTGRPQALQALTKVVHRFHEAGVRTIMTPEEAAALSVADRALVVECDLEGAVDDAELVIVLGGDGTILRAAELVRGSDTPLLGVNLGHVGFLAEAEREEIVGTVARVVAGDYRVEERMTLDVQVVVDGQVVASSWAVNEVSVEKANRERMLELVVDVDGRPLSSFGGDGVIAATPTGSTAYAFSAGGPVVWPEVEALLVVPISAHALFARPLVIAPTSVVGVEVLSGLGDGGVLWCDGRRTFTAPAGARVEVRRSDQTVRLARLSTGIFTDRLVAKFGLPVAGWRGPRSTDGGLV
- a CDS encoding TlyA family RNA methyltransferase, with amino-acid sequence MRLDAELVRRGLARSREHASELVAAGRVRIAGSAATKPATQVDLAAAIVVDDAGGQDEYVSRGAHKLIGALDAFGVDVTGRRCLDAGASTGGFTDVLLRRGAGHVVAVDVGYGQMAWSLRTDERVTVLERTNVRTLEPDQVAPAPTLVVADLSFISLTLVLPAFVRCAATDAEHVLMVKPQFEVGREALGAGGVVRSADLRAGAVRTVADAASAAGLGVLGVAASPLPGPSGNVEYFLHLTAGAPALSEDDLGRAIAEGPQAGLS
- a CDS encoding HAD-IIA family hydrolase, producing the protein MSNTIEISLRPTDGTLLDQHDVLLLDLDGVVYVGPDAVPHAAEALRGAVRAGRRLGFITNNASRPPETVAAHLRELDVPAADEDVVNSAQAAADHLAGRLPAGSPVLLVGTTGLRVALEDVGLRPTHERHEAVAVVQGFSPDLGWRDLAEATHAVRAGLPWIATNLDATVPTPGGPAPGNGLLVDLVARAAGRGPDVVCGKPERALFDAAVQRLGAQRALVVGDRLDTDLQGARTAGLAGLLVLTGVTGVRELLAAAPHERPTHVGHDLRSLADVHPGVAVVREQDTVSASCRGAEVTVDPHGLRVPGGEAGPDGLDVLRAAAVAVWAAADDGHALTGDDLTAGVRTVTDSLRRPG